From Oncorhynchus mykiss isolate Arlee chromosome 6, USDA_OmykA_1.1, whole genome shotgun sequence, the proteins below share one genomic window:
- the LOC110526110 gene encoding tumor necrosis factor alpha-induced protein 8-like protein 3 has protein sequence MDSDSGEQSEGDLSPGQECFNSRSLALQAQKKILSKMATVAVANLLTDDVSSEILDELYKVSREFTKSKKEAHKIVKDVIKIALKIGILYRNHQFSPDELDTVERFKKKMNQAAMTAVSFYEVDYTFDHRILSELLLECRDLLHALVEQHLTLRSHTRIDHVFNHFAHGEFLAELYGDGEDYRLYLRKICNGINKLLDEGTL, from the coding sequence GCCAGGAGTGTTTCAACTCTCGCTCCCTGGCCCTCCAGGCACAGAAAAAGATCCTATCCAAGATGGCGACCGTGGCGGTGGCCAACCTCCTGACGGACGACGTCAGCAGTGAGATCCTGGACGAGCTGTACAAGGTCAGCCGGGAGTTCACCAAGAGTAAGAAGGAGGCCCACAAGATCGTCAAAGACGTCATCAAGATCGCCCTGAAGATCGGCATCCTATACCGCAACCACCAGTTCAGCCCAGACGAACTGGACACGGTCGAACGCTTCAAGAAAAAGATGAACCAGGCAGCCATGACGGCGGTCAGCTTCTACGAGGTGGACTACACGTTCGACCACCGCATTCTGTCAGAGTTGCTGCTGGAATGCCGGGATCTTCTGCATGCGCTGGTGGAGCAGCACCTGACCCTGCGGTCGCACACTCGCATCGACCACGTGTTCAACCACTTTGCCCACGGGGAGTTCCTGGCCGAGCTGTACGGAGATGGAGAGGATTACAGACTGTACCTGAGGAAGATCTGCAACGGGATCAACAAACTGCTGGACGAGGGAACGctttaa